Proteins encoded by one window of Thalassoroseus pseudoceratinae:
- a CDS encoding nitroreductase family protein — protein sequence MDKPAETSFEVHEFIRDRWSPRGFADKSVEDAQLGSLLEAARWAASSYNEQPWQFFVATKRQPMEYQKLLACLVEFNQSWAQTAPVLLLSVASTRFARNGKPNQHAWHDVGLASAGLCMQATSMGLVCHGMAGFNAAKARTALQIPDGYEPVAAWAIGYQSDDLSVLPENLREQEQQPRERKPLSDFVFTGSWGQSAAFLKSD from the coding sequence ATGGACAAACCCGCTGAAACATCGTTTGAAGTTCACGAGTTCATTCGGGACCGCTGGAGTCCGCGGGGATTCGCCGACAAGTCGGTTGAGGATGCTCAGTTAGGAAGTTTGTTAGAGGCGGCACGGTGGGCGGCGTCTTCTTACAACGAGCAACCTTGGCAATTTTTCGTGGCAACCAAGCGGCAACCGATGGAGTACCAGAAACTTCTTGCCTGCCTCGTGGAATTCAATCAAAGCTGGGCTCAGACGGCCCCCGTGCTGTTGCTTTCCGTGGCGTCAACAAGGTTCGCGCGAAATGGCAAGCCGAACCAACATGCTTGGCACGATGTTGGTCTAGCGTCGGCAGGTTTGTGCATGCAGGCGACTTCCATGGGGTTGGTCTGTCATGGAATGGCGGGTTTCAACGCTGCCAAAGCGAGAACCGCTTTGCAAATCCCAGATGGTTATGAACCGGTCGCGGCTTGGGCTATCGGGTATCAGAGTGACGACCTGTCCGTATTGCCTGAGAATCTGCGTGAGCAAGAACAGCAACCCCGTGAGCGAAAACCTCTTTCGGATTTCGTTTTTACCGGAAGCTGGGGACAGTCAGCAGCTTTTTTGAAAAGCGATTGA
- a CDS encoding RNA polymerase sigma factor has protein sequence MAVSTRESLLLRLKQTNAESVCNQEAWVQFVELYGPIVYSRCLRAGLQSVDSQGVTQDVFFRVYKAIGRFDYDRTRGRFRDWLYRITQNEICRFITRGRKNADAVGGGLADHLLDQSTEHSGSEWNDDVNQRIYELASERVRDALPNDWLVFQQLWEESKSPAEVASCFGKTRAWVYQVKYRVVRQLEAEVERLSEDQFPFQGFSSREKS, from the coding sequence ATGGCCGTTAGCACTCGCGAGTCGTTGTTGCTGAGATTAAAGCAGACGAATGCAGAAAGCGTTTGCAACCAGGAGGCGTGGGTGCAGTTTGTTGAGCTATATGGGCCGATTGTATACTCGAGATGTCTCCGTGCTGGCCTGCAATCCGTAGACTCACAGGGAGTCACCCAGGACGTATTCTTTCGAGTTTACAAAGCGATCGGACGTTTTGATTACGATCGCACACGTGGCCGGTTTCGAGACTGGTTGTATCGAATCACTCAGAACGAGATTTGCAGATTTATCACCCGAGGTCGCAAGAACGCCGACGCGGTTGGAGGTGGCTTGGCGGATCACTTGCTTGACCAGTCGACCGAGCATTCGGGGAGCGAGTGGAACGACGACGTCAATCAGCGAATCTACGAATTGGCCTCCGAGCGAGTGCGAGATGCCCTCCCCAATGACTGGTTGGTCTTCCAACAACTCTGGGAAGAATCGAAGTCTCCTGCCGAGGTTGCAAGCTGCTTTGGAAAAACACGTGCCTGGGTCTACCAGGTGAAATATCGCGTTGTGCGGCAGCTGGAAGCCGAAGTTGAGCGACTGTCCGAAGATCAATTTCCGTTTCAAGGTTTTTCGTCGAGAGAAAAATCGTGA
- the ligA gene encoding NAD-dependent DNA ligase LigA: MSARVKTKIEKLRTELERHSRLYYVEARPEISDLEFDKLLKELEQLEQKHPEYDSPDSPTKKVGGEPISGFETVDHRVPMLSIDNVYDEAGVIEFDKRVRKLLPDQKLHYTVEYKIDGVALALLYVDGELKRGVTRGNGEQGDDITHNARTVGGVPLRLAGKNPPKELEIRGEAYIGNADFAKLVAEQEQRGEQPYANSRNAAAGALKLLDPKLCAKRKIRFIAHGVGYYDHDFKTHQKYLASLAKMGVPVTPNVEAFETIESALERAHVLAEDIHSLDFEVDGIVIKVDEFSLRDQLGSRGKSPRWVIAYKWERYEAATKVNSITVQVGKTGTLTPVAELDPVQIAGTTVARSSLHNWDEIHRLGVQVGDHVIVEKAGKIIPHVVRVEEHLRDGTEKPFPQPTECPECAADVTQDEGGVYLRCVNPQCPAQLRETLRYFASREGMDIDGLGIKLVEQLLEADLLRSIPDLYRLSSKREEILQLERMGEKSVDKLLAGIEQSKAQPLWRLLTSLNIRHVGASSARLLADRFGTMDELQSQDETAIADVDEIGPVIAHSVHSFFASEVGKTLIDELRELGLNFGEPVEKTESGANSGVLAGKTVVVTGKLSELDRNGAKELIHQHGGRASGSVSKNTDYLVAGEKAGSKLSKAEEYGVKVLTEREFLDLIGESPKTP, translated from the coding sequence ATGTCGGCTCGTGTGAAAACCAAAATTGAGAAGTTGCGTACGGAACTCGAACGGCATTCGCGACTGTACTACGTCGAAGCACGCCCCGAAATCTCGGACCTGGAATTCGACAAGCTCCTGAAAGAATTGGAGCAACTTGAACAGAAGCACCCGGAATACGATTCTCCCGACAGTCCTACGAAGAAAGTTGGCGGGGAACCCATCAGTGGCTTCGAGACCGTCGATCATCGAGTGCCGATGCTCTCGATCGACAACGTCTACGACGAAGCCGGCGTGATCGAATTCGACAAGCGTGTTCGGAAGCTTCTTCCCGATCAGAAATTGCATTACACGGTCGAATACAAAATCGATGGCGTCGCCCTGGCGTTGTTGTATGTGGACGGCGAACTCAAACGTGGCGTGACGCGGGGTAATGGCGAGCAAGGCGACGATATCACGCATAACGCCCGAACGGTTGGTGGAGTTCCGCTACGTTTGGCAGGCAAGAATCCGCCAAAGGAACTAGAGATTCGCGGCGAAGCCTACATCGGGAATGCGGATTTTGCCAAGTTGGTGGCTGAACAAGAGCAACGCGGCGAACAGCCGTACGCGAATTCACGGAATGCGGCCGCTGGCGCTTTGAAACTTCTCGATCCGAAACTCTGTGCAAAACGAAAGATTCGCTTCATCGCACATGGCGTGGGCTATTACGATCACGACTTCAAAACGCATCAGAAGTATTTAGCATCCCTCGCGAAAATGGGAGTTCCGGTCACGCCGAATGTCGAGGCATTTGAGACCATTGAATCGGCTCTCGAACGTGCGCACGTGCTAGCGGAAGACATTCATAGTCTAGATTTTGAAGTCGATGGGATCGTCATCAAAGTCGATGAGTTCTCCCTTCGTGATCAGTTAGGATCGCGAGGAAAAAGCCCGCGTTGGGTCATTGCATATAAATGGGAACGTTACGAAGCGGCCACCAAGGTTAACAGCATCACGGTCCAAGTGGGAAAAACGGGCACACTGACCCCGGTCGCGGAATTAGACCCCGTGCAAATCGCCGGCACGACGGTTGCACGTTCAAGTCTTCACAACTGGGATGAAATCCACCGGTTGGGTGTCCAAGTGGGAGACCACGTCATTGTCGAAAAAGCGGGTAAGATCATCCCGCATGTGGTCCGCGTTGAAGAGCACCTTCGTGACGGCACCGAAAAACCGTTTCCCCAGCCTACAGAATGCCCAGAATGCGCAGCTGATGTGACGCAAGACGAAGGCGGTGTGTACCTCCGGTGCGTCAATCCACAGTGTCCGGCACAACTCCGCGAGACGCTTCGGTATTTCGCCAGTCGGGAAGGGATGGATATCGACGGACTTGGTATCAAACTCGTCGAACAGCTTCTCGAAGCCGATCTTCTACGTTCAATTCCCGATCTGTATCGGCTTTCGAGCAAACGAGAAGAGATTCTGCAACTGGAGCGGATGGGGGAAAAGTCGGTAGATAAGCTGCTCGCTGGCATCGAACAATCCAAAGCCCAGCCATTGTGGCGACTGCTTACGAGTTTGAATATCCGTCATGTAGGGGCCAGTAGTGCTCGGTTGCTCGCGGATCGCTTTGGGACCATGGACGAATTGCAGAGTCAAGACGAAACGGCGATCGCGGACGTCGACGAAATCGGCCCCGTGATTGCCCACTCGGTCCATAGTTTCTTTGCCTCTGAGGTTGGAAAAACGTTGATCGATGAACTCCGAGAACTCGGACTGAATTTCGGTGAGCCGGTTGAAAAAACGGAGTCCGGTGCCAACTCGGGCGTTCTGGCTGGAAAGACGGTTGTGGTGACCGGAAAACTCAGCGAGCTGGATCGGAACGGTGCGAAGGAGTTGATCCATCAGCACGGCGGACGGGCATCCGGGAGCGTATCGAAAAATACCGATTATCTCGTCGCTGGTGAGAAAGCCGGTAGCAAGCTATCCAAGGCTGAGGAGTATGGCGTGAAGGTTCTGACCGAACGCGAGTTCTTAGACCTGATCGGCGAATCTCCAAAAACACCCTAA
- a CDS encoding bile acid:sodium symporter family protein — protein sequence MSVAFIRKQWFLASLLIVIPLGLGVGVRVSPTDWQEIASGLPAGLISFMSAYSRLATATILFLMSFSLESRRLGEAIRSPFPVLVAVLINYAAMPLLAFPLSKMQLTPDFAIGLAISASVPCTMAAASVWTRKAAGNDAISLMVTMFTNGVCFLVTPFWIAFLIGQSIDLDPAAMMWRLALSVLLPCLLGQLCRTAKSPREWATRNKTQLGVVAQLLILTLILLASISGGQSLNGNGAGPGTWAILLVLASGIALHLIAMVGAWAVSRGFGFKRDDMKAVLFAASQKTLPIGVLIATDPTMLGNPNLLGEGVGVPFAVFPMLMFHASQLFIDTAVAGYLAKNKTDVAS from the coding sequence ATGAGTGTTGCGTTCATTCGGAAACAGTGGTTCTTAGCAAGCTTGTTGATTGTCATTCCGCTGGGACTCGGGGTGGGCGTTCGCGTCTCGCCGACGGATTGGCAGGAAATCGCCAGTGGATTGCCGGCAGGGCTCATCAGTTTCATGAGCGCATATTCGCGTCTCGCCACTGCAACAATTTTATTCCTGATGTCGTTTAGTCTCGAAAGTCGGCGACTCGGGGAGGCGATCCGATCGCCGTTTCCGGTTCTCGTTGCCGTTCTGATCAACTACGCAGCGATGCCATTGCTCGCGTTTCCGTTGTCCAAGATGCAGCTCACACCAGACTTCGCGATCGGCCTTGCGATTTCTGCGAGTGTTCCCTGCACGATGGCGGCTGCGTCCGTGTGGACTCGCAAAGCTGCCGGCAACGACGCAATCTCGCTGATGGTCACGATGTTCACGAACGGAGTTTGCTTTCTTGTCACACCGTTCTGGATTGCCTTCCTGATTGGACAATCCATCGATCTTGATCCGGCTGCAATGATGTGGCGTCTGGCTTTATCCGTATTGTTGCCTTGCCTTCTTGGTCAATTGTGCCGAACCGCTAAGTCACCACGCGAATGGGCCACACGCAACAAAACGCAATTGGGAGTCGTCGCGCAGTTGCTGATTCTGACGTTGATTCTTCTCGCGTCGATCAGTGGTGGGCAATCGCTCAACGGTAACGGAGCCGGACCAGGAACATGGGCGATTTTGCTGGTTTTGGCGTCCGGTATTGCTCTGCACCTCATCGCGATGGTGGGAGCTTGGGCAGTGAGTCGTGGATTCGGTTTCAAACGCGACGATATGAAAGCGGTTCTCTTCGCAGCTAGTCAAAAGACACTTCCCATTGGAGTGTTGATCGCGACCGACCCGACGATGCTTGGCAATCCGAATCTACTTGGTGAGGGTGTCGGTGTGCCGTTTGCGGTTTTCCCGATGTTGATGTTTCATGCGTCGCAACTCTTCATTGATACCGCAGTGGCCGGCTATTTGGCCAAAAATAAAACCGATGTGGCCAGCTGA
- a CDS encoding vWA domain-containing protein, with protein sequence MSKAPNASTFSSVGVSIVFHGILLFGLFLIKQSLDEQQEEIVVESVLNEDRIEEEYTQTLELNPTPADSMNVVAGGAVTGAVGAAASPVSAATQNVEIDKLLEDPQVEVNPGDITRPGEGEVAMDLGEGEVTGETGAVVEGYGAALSRLTQELVRIMRDQRVLVVWLFDQSDSMKDDQKEIAANFHQVYEELGLVQKKDDKIREKDEVLHTVIGAFGQGVNYLTPEPTTDVKKIREAINKIKIDESGLENLSQAMVQTLEKYGPRAVRQKRRLIVVVVSDESGDDGMGVEEVVARAKKIKSPIYILGREATFGYPYARIRWQDPKYNLWHWLRIRRGPETSFPECLQWDGLHQRWDAFKSGFGPYEQVRICKETGGIYFILPGEEEDLTGAGAQDKRKFDFLDMKRYTPLLLPRREYAAERQRSPFRKTIFDVIARLNPNKDAVDKGLLPLYDPNLNIREHWYPLNVAEFRQEAAKEVQKAARAMSLLNTGIGLLEGVEKLRDKEDSDRWRAAYDLAYAECLAYRVRLFQYLLAMDAHANNMPEPKNKKDNRWNVGRTPKMIVADEEQFKRLKSAFNLKMDRDEYLKYVEDQETFAREMYANVIKNHPGTPWERRAQYELKRGFGMRFYSVFRDPNYDRLDIKLPKP encoded by the coding sequence ATGTCCAAAGCTCCTAACGCCTCGACATTCTCATCCGTCGGCGTGTCGATCGTTTTTCACGGTATCCTGCTGTTTGGTTTATTTCTGATCAAACAGTCGCTTGACGAACAGCAGGAAGAAATTGTCGTGGAGTCCGTGCTGAATGAAGATCGAATCGAGGAGGAGTACACGCAAACCCTCGAACTTAATCCGACTCCGGCTGACAGCATGAACGTCGTTGCTGGCGGAGCCGTAACCGGGGCCGTTGGTGCGGCTGCCAGTCCGGTATCGGCGGCAACACAGAATGTTGAAATCGACAAGCTGCTGGAAGATCCCCAAGTCGAGGTGAATCCTGGCGACATTACCCGGCCTGGTGAGGGCGAAGTCGCGATGGACCTGGGCGAAGGGGAAGTCACTGGAGAGACTGGTGCGGTTGTCGAAGGCTACGGAGCGGCCTTGAGTCGATTGACCCAAGAGCTTGTGCGGATCATGCGAGATCAGCGAGTCCTCGTTGTCTGGCTGTTCGACCAATCGGACAGTATGAAAGACGACCAAAAGGAAATCGCAGCGAACTTCCATCAGGTGTATGAAGAGTTAGGGCTCGTTCAGAAAAAGGACGATAAAATCCGCGAGAAGGACGAAGTGCTTCACACCGTGATCGGGGCATTTGGACAAGGCGTCAACTACCTGACTCCCGAACCAACGACCGACGTCAAAAAGATTCGCGAAGCGATCAACAAAATTAAGATCGACGAAAGTGGTTTGGAGAATCTCTCCCAAGCCATGGTGCAAACGTTAGAAAAATACGGCCCACGTGCTGTCCGGCAGAAACGTCGTTTGATCGTCGTGGTCGTGTCTGATGAATCTGGCGACGATGGAATGGGCGTTGAAGAGGTCGTCGCACGAGCTAAGAAAATCAAAAGTCCAATCTACATTTTGGGACGCGAAGCGACGTTTGGATATCCGTATGCTCGGATTCGCTGGCAAGATCCGAAATACAACCTTTGGCATTGGTTGCGGATTCGACGTGGCCCGGAAACATCGTTTCCGGAATGCCTGCAATGGGACGGATTGCATCAACGATGGGATGCGTTCAAAAGTGGATTCGGTCCCTATGAACAGGTTCGGATTTGCAAAGAAACTGGTGGCATCTACTTCATTCTTCCCGGTGAAGAAGAGGACCTGACAGGCGCAGGCGCACAAGATAAGCGGAAATTCGATTTCCTCGATATGAAACGCTACACGCCACTGCTCTTGCCTCGTCGGGAATATGCGGCTGAACGGCAACGCAGCCCATTCCGCAAGACCATCTTTGACGTCATCGCTCGTTTGAATCCCAACAAAGACGCGGTGGACAAGGGGTTGCTCCCACTTTATGACCCGAACCTCAACATTCGAGAGCACTGGTATCCGCTGAACGTCGCTGAGTTCCGTCAGGAAGCTGCCAAAGAGGTTCAGAAAGCGGCTCGTGCGATGTCACTCTTGAATACCGGAATTGGACTTTTGGAGGGCGTCGAGAAGCTTCGCGACAAGGAAGATTCCGACCGCTGGCGGGCAGCCTACGACTTGGCTTACGCAGAATGCTTGGCCTACCGTGTGCGGCTGTTCCAATATCTGCTTGCGATGGATGCACATGCCAACAACATGCCGGAGCCCAAGAACAAGAAAGACAACCGGTGGAACGTTGGACGGACACCAAAGATGATTGTGGCAGATGAAGAGCAGTTCAAACGGCTGAAATCGGCTTTCAACTTGAAGATGGATCGGGACGAATACCTCAAGTACGTGGAAGATCAGGAAACGTTCGCCCGTGAGATGTACGCGAACGTCATTAAGAACCACCCAGGGACACCATGGGAACGACGGGCTCAGTATGAACTTAAACGTGGGTTCGGAATGCGTTTCTATAGTGTCTTCCGTGACCCGAACTACGATCGTCTGGATATCAAGTTGCCCAAACCGTAA
- a CDS encoding vWA domain-containing protein, producing MELPSWAISCVLHVGLLLFLYSITLYMPQDEETVIDTAMSDEDVMPDEFSFDPTITDQLGTDSLMNTLSPSQAAMTQANSDPQEQLEKEIDQELVDVQQPQLDVMASPQQTEFVDTIDTTGATDYVGGVEGSMDRLTAEIAGSLRDRKTLVVWVFDASLSQQARRDEIADRFENVYQQLGQLDVDSGRALQTAVVSFGSSTNFITPEPVDDVGEIVKAIRQIKSDGTPTENVFGAVNQVINKWRSYRTKLRRNMMVIVVTDERGDDFEYLEQAVQTARRVGVRCYCVGNAAPFGREKGYVLWKYEDGGEEYLPIEAGPESVAMERLRLGFWGGRGRDLDQMSSGYGPYALTRLCAETGGLYLVAEDSIRGPQFDFSVMRNYTPDYGPIREYEKELVSNAAKGALVTTARMTNADRVVTPQLVFRADSDTVLRQQATAAQEPAAVFDFKLRQMQSMLERGEKDREKIVSPRWRAAYDLAMGRVLAMRVRAYGYNVVLADMKSSPKSFEKKGSNHWRLVPAADVLGGPSVKKLAKKAKEYLTRVVDEHSGTPWAELAERELSQELGWDWQEFAVAVASANRGGNNNPNQLQLADEEEKKKEMKKKAAQKKRVRPAL from the coding sequence ATGGAACTGCCGTCGTGGGCAATTAGTTGCGTTTTGCACGTCGGTTTGTTGCTCTTCCTCTATTCGATCACGCTCTACATGCCTCAAGATGAGGAGACCGTGATCGATACCGCGATGAGTGATGAAGACGTCATGCCCGACGAATTCAGTTTCGATCCGACAATTACGGACCAGCTGGGCACTGACAGTCTGATGAACACACTCAGCCCGTCGCAAGCAGCGATGACGCAGGCAAATTCCGATCCGCAGGAGCAGTTGGAGAAGGAAATCGATCAGGAATTGGTCGACGTCCAACAACCGCAACTCGATGTGATGGCCTCGCCTCAGCAGACCGAGTTTGTGGATACCATTGATACGACCGGCGCGACCGACTACGTCGGCGGCGTGGAAGGATCGATGGATCGGTTGACCGCAGAAATTGCAGGCTCTCTCCGTGACCGTAAAACGCTGGTTGTATGGGTGTTCGATGCCTCACTCTCTCAGCAAGCGCGTCGTGACGAGATCGCGGATCGGTTTGAGAATGTCTATCAGCAACTCGGGCAACTCGATGTAGATTCCGGTCGGGCATTGCAAACCGCTGTGGTCAGTTTCGGAAGCAGCACCAACTTCATCACGCCCGAACCGGTCGACGATGTCGGTGAAATTGTAAAAGCCATTCGACAAATCAAGTCCGACGGCACGCCGACTGAGAACGTATTCGGTGCAGTGAACCAAGTCATCAACAAGTGGCGTTCCTACCGTACGAAACTCCGTCGCAACATGATGGTCATCGTTGTGACTGACGAACGCGGCGACGACTTCGAATACCTGGAACAAGCCGTGCAGACCGCCCGTCGCGTGGGTGTTCGCTGCTACTGTGTTGGCAATGCCGCTCCATTCGGACGGGAAAAAGGCTATGTCCTTTGGAAGTACGAAGACGGGGGCGAAGAGTATCTGCCAATCGAGGCAGGTCCCGAATCGGTTGCGATGGAACGGTTGCGGTTGGGTTTCTGGGGCGGTCGTGGACGTGACCTTGATCAGATGTCTTCTGGCTACGGTCCTTACGCGTTAACTCGTCTTTGTGCGGAAACCGGTGGGCTGTATTTGGTCGCCGAAGACAGTATCCGTGGCCCGCAGTTCGACTTCTCAGTGATGCGGAATTATACGCCTGATTATGGTCCAATTCGCGAGTACGAGAAAGAACTGGTCAGTAATGCCGCCAAGGGAGCTTTGGTAACGACTGCTCGAATGACCAACGCCGATCGCGTAGTGACGCCGCAACTGGTCTTCCGGGCCGATTCCGACACAGTACTTCGTCAGCAAGCAACCGCTGCTCAGGAACCTGCCGCTGTCTTCGACTTCAAACTACGACAGATGCAATCCATGTTGGAACGTGGTGAAAAAGACCGTGAGAAGATCGTGTCTCCACGTTGGCGAGCCGCCTATGACTTGGCAATGGGACGCGTGTTGGCCATGCGAGTGCGGGCCTATGGTTACAACGTTGTCCTGGCGGACATGAAATCCAGCCCCAAGAGCTTTGAGAAGAAAGGGAGCAATCACTGGCGATTGGTACCTGCAGCGGATGTTCTTGGTGGACCGAGTGTCAAGAAACTTGCCAAGAAGGCCAAAGAGTATCTTACCCGTGTTGTTGACGAGCACTCAGGCACGCCGTGGGCCGAACTCGCCGAACGCGAGTTGAGCCAAGAATTGGGTTGGGACTGGCAAGAGTTCGCCGTCGCCGTGGCATCGGCAAACCGAGGCGGAAACAACAATCCGAATCAGCTGCAATTGGCCGACGAAGAAGAGAAGAAGAAGGAAATGAAGAAGAAAGCCGCTCAGAAAAAACGGGTTCGTCCCGCGCTCTGA
- a CDS encoding alpha/beta hydrolase gives MRYTEAWVTSGDGRRLFVRHYSRPQTPQNRTIFLVHGAAEHGARYRHVVDWFLKRNWNVVIDDHRGHGLSDGVPMHLRHFDQYLNDQRRIQEHLGIAPHQCVRIGHSMGGLITARLAQADPELVPAFILSSPLLGIRVPIPPHTKAVGRVLSWVVPKTRFRTPIQHEDVSRSQDVVDDRRADVLLHRSVTAGWFFAIQSALRTVWDQANQITQPFLILQAGEDRIVDPDAPEQWLPRTSSTDRTFHKFPGCFHELHSEPEWELILGTVSQWLEERWKPTGFNHADVTTRSAA, from the coding sequence ATGCGTTACACTGAAGCATGGGTGACCAGTGGTGATGGACGACGCCTGTTCGTTCGGCACTACTCTCGTCCTCAAACTCCACAAAATCGCACGATTTTCCTGGTCCACGGAGCCGCCGAACACGGTGCGCGATACCGGCATGTTGTGGATTGGTTCTTGAAACGGAATTGGAATGTCGTCATTGACGATCATCGGGGGCACGGTCTGTCCGATGGTGTTCCGATGCATTTGCGACATTTCGATCAGTACTTGAACGACCAACGCCGCATTCAGGAGCATTTGGGAATTGCTCCTCATCAATGTGTTCGGATCGGACACAGCATGGGGGGATTAATCACCGCACGCTTGGCCCAAGCTGATCCCGAATTGGTGCCAGCATTCATTTTGAGTTCACCGTTGCTTGGAATCCGCGTGCCGATTCCCCCTCACACGAAGGCCGTTGGTCGAGTGCTCTCTTGGGTAGTGCCCAAAACACGGTTCCGCACACCGATCCAGCATGAAGACGTTTCTCGCAGTCAAGATGTCGTTGACGATCGCCGAGCCGATGTGTTGCTCCATCGCTCCGTCACCGCTGGCTGGTTTTTCGCGATCCAGTCGGCATTGAGAACCGTCTGGGATCAAGCCAACCAGATCACACAGCCGTTCTTGATCCTGCAAGCGGGGGAAGATCGGATCGTCGATCCGGACGCCCCCGAACAGTGGTTGCCACGGACCTCGTCTACCGATCGGACCTTCCATAAGTTTCCGGGTTGTTTCCATGAACTTCACAGTGAACCCGAATGGGAGTTGATCTTGGGAACCGTTTCCCAATGGTTGGAGGAACGATGGAAGCCAACGGGTTTTAACCACGCCGACGTCACCACACGGTCGGCTGCCTGA
- a CDS encoding sigma-70 family RNA polymerase sigma factor, translated as MQKTSRRRSSSAVQSPLETYLREINETPLLSAREEKELSREISNGNKEARDRMVRANLRLVVNIARAYTGKGLPLQDLIEEGNLGLLRAVEGFDPTMNTRFSTYASYWIKQSIKRALVNSAKTIRIPAYMVELLTKWRRATAQLQDKTGRTPTPEEVAKVLGLPKKKLKIVKKAIQLYNSTPQSDNPESGWSLGEMLADDRAKGPESELIESDNIKHVFEMLDNMDEREATILRMRFGLDDSEPRTLKEIGETLGLTRERVRQIENEALGKLAKGLDGE; from the coding sequence ATGCAGAAAACTTCGCGTCGTCGCTCTTCGTCGGCCGTTCAATCCCCGTTGGAAACTTACCTTCGGGAGATTAACGAAACGCCACTCCTGAGTGCCCGGGAAGAGAAGGAACTCTCCAGAGAAATTTCTAACGGGAACAAGGAAGCCCGTGACCGCATGGTTCGAGCGAACCTGCGGTTGGTCGTGAACATTGCCCGCGCATACACCGGGAAAGGATTGCCACTGCAAGATTTAATCGAAGAAGGAAACCTCGGGCTTCTGCGAGCGGTCGAAGGGTTCGACCCTACAATGAATACTCGCTTTAGCACCTACGCCAGCTATTGGATCAAACAGTCGATCAAGCGAGCCTTGGTGAATTCCGCGAAGACAATTCGCATTCCGGCGTATATGGTCGAACTGCTCACCAAATGGCGACGAGCGACTGCTCAACTGCAAGACAAAACCGGCCGCACACCGACGCCGGAAGAGGTCGCCAAGGTTCTTGGGTTGCCGAAGAAGAAGTTGAAAATCGTCAAGAAAGCGATTCAACTCTATAATTCGACGCCCCAGTCGGACAACCCGGAAAGTGGTTGGTCGCTGGGTGAGATGCTCGCCGACGACCGGGCGAAAGGGCCGGAATCGGAATTGATCGAGAGCGACAACATCAAGCATGTCTTCGAGATGCTGGACAACATGGATGAACGCGAAGCAACCATACTGCGAATGCGATTCGGACTGGATGACTCGGAACCACGGACTCTCAAAGAGATCGGCGAGACACTCGGTTTGACACGCGAGCGGGTTCGGCAGATCGAGAACGAGGCCCTCGGAAAACTGGCCAAAGGATTGGACGGTGAGTGA